In Mycoplasma sp. OR1901, the following are encoded in one genomic region:
- the tsaE gene encoding tRNA (adenosine(37)-N6)-threonylcarbamoyltransferase complex ATPase subunit type 1 TsaE: MKKEIKSIAELEKFVKNILPVVQKNKIVLLYGDLGSGKTTFVKLLAKELGIKDKITSPSFNYMKTYDGLVHIDLYNYKGDLDEFIDYFEDNIVAIEWSEYLKYQFDNYLKIKISIIDQNRIIEWEEK, from the coding sequence ATGAAAAAAGAAATTAAATCAATAGCTGAATTAGAAAAATTTGTTAAAAACATATTACCTGTAGTTCAAAAAAACAAAATTGTATTACTATATGGTGATTTAGGATCTGGAAAAACAACTTTTGTCAAGTTGTTAGCAAAAGAGCTTGGTATAAAAGATAAAATTACTTCTCCAAGTTTTAATTACATGAAAACTTATGATGGTCTAGTTCATATAGATTTATACAATTACAAGGGTGACCTAGATGAATTTATAGATTATTTTGAAGATAATATTGTGGCTATAGAATGATCTGAGTACTTAAAATATCAATTTGATAATTATTTAAAAATCAAAATAAGCATTATTGATCAAAACAGAATTATAGAATGAGAGGAAAAATAA
- a CDS encoding DegV family protein has translation MKKIAIVVDSSIGLTEKEANEKGLYFLPLIIEIDGKEYYDGIDISHHNIFEKFNLETKTYSTSATPIGYSCKMIEELSENYDNIVVFPISKHLSGQYSILKNLEKDYPKLRVIESINISGTLQIQVNKFIKLYSETKDLEYSISQVEPWDNELDVTLIPKYNNYLLKGGRLTPAAATLAKLLKVVPMIRFEEGQLLKQGKGIVFNRTVEKEIENKLKKENYDTDILIISSEMETINYYLDYIKNKYNIVAKYAFIPSVILIHVGPEALVIATKKDISQYWEFENEKRN, from the coding sequence ATGAAAAAAATAGCAATAGTAGTAGATTCATCAATAGGTTTAACAGAAAAAGAAGCTAATGAAAAGGGCTTATATTTTTTACCTTTAATAATCGAAATAGATGGTAAAGAATATTATGATGGTATCGATATTAGTCATCATAATATCTTTGAAAAATTTAATTTAGAAACTAAAACATATTCTACATCTGCTACACCAATTGGTTACTCTTGTAAAATGATTGAAGAATTATCTGAAAACTATGACAATATAGTTGTTTTTCCAATTTCTAAACATTTATCTGGGCAGTATTCAATATTAAAAAACTTAGAAAAAGATTACCCTAAACTTAGAGTTATTGAATCAATTAATATTTCAGGAACATTACAAATTCAAGTTAATAAATTTATTAAGTTATATAGCGAAACAAAAGATTTAGAATATTCAATTTCACAAGTAGAACCATGAGATAATGAACTAGATGTTACTTTAATACCTAAATATAATAATTATTTACTTAAAGGTGGGCGTTTAACACCTGCAGCTGCAACTTTAGCTAAGCTACTTAAAGTAGTCCCAATGATTAGATTTGAGGAAGGGCAGCTTTTAAAACAAGGTAAGGGTATTGTTTTTAATAGAACCGTTGAAAAAGAAATTGAAAACAAATTAAAAAAAGAAAATTACGACACAGATATATTAATAATTTCATCAGAAATGGAAACTATTAATTATTACCTTGATTATATAAAAAATAAATATAACATTGTAGCTAAATATGCATTTATACCATCTGTTATCCTAATTCATGTTGGTCCTGAAGCACTTGTGATAGCAACTAAAAAAGATATAAGTCAATATTGAGAATTTGAAAATGAAAAAAGAAATTAA
- the tapR gene encoding TyrS-associated PheT N-terminal domain-related protein TapR, whose translation MIICNVLNENFANTSIVFVDSNIDNKNKIYGDKIVFFVDKNNNISSINILDNNKYLIDNNNKFFKLNEDQINIIKKESERLGLNLNEIKMFQYGKIIKRTVHPKSDKLFVLDVDFNEEKTTQIITNTLETLEGEVCVFARIGATTFAGLEIVSGKVMNVESNGMVTSYKTLGINKEGLIFGNDAKVGQEFDLCQDI comes from the coding sequence ATGATTATATGCAATGTTTTAAATGAAAATTTCGCTAATACAAGCATTGTTTTTGTTGATTCAAATATCGATAACAAAAACAAAATATATGGCGATAAAATAGTATTTTTTGTTGATAAAAACAACAATATTTCTTCAATAAATATTTTAGATAATAATAAATATTTAATTGACAACAATAATAAGTTTTTTAAGTTAAACGAAGATCAAATTAATATTATTAAAAAGGAATCAGAAAGACTTGGTTTAAACTTAAACGAAATTAAAATGTTCCAATATGGAAAAATAATTAAAAGAACAGTACATCCAAAAAGTGATAAATTATTTGTTTTAGATGTTGATTTTAATGAAGAAAAAACAACTCAAATTATTACAAATACACTTGAAACATTAGAAGGTGAAGTGTGTGTGTTTGCAAGAATTGGAGCAACTACATTTGCCGGATTAGAAATCGTTAGCGGTAAAGTCATGAATGTTGAAAGTAACGGTATGGTTACAAGTTATAAAACTTTAGGTATTAACAAAGAAGGATTAATCTTTGGTAATGATGCAAAAGTAGGACAGGAGTTTGATTTATGTCAAGACATTTAG
- the tyrS gene encoding tyrosine--tRNA ligase: MSRHLVLKDLEKRGILKDTSNIDKFYNTDEKSAVYAGFDPTADSLHLGNYIQISILLRFKSYGWNVIAVLGGATGMIGDPSFKESERQLLDNDTINNNKNKIRHQLESFGIQVIDNYDFYKDMNFLTFLRDVGKLVNISTMINKDSVARRLETGLSFTEFSYPLIQGWDFLQLYKKHNVRVQFGGSDQWGNITTGLDMISKVVGNDHEAFVFTSQLLTDENGNKFGKSTGGGSLWLDKDRTKPFNMYQFLIKQTDTIVEKLLLWLTFLPVEKVAEIMEQHNSDTSKQYAQKVLSYEVIKNIHGENEAKKAKTISEILYNKKLDLNDFDLKTISSLEQDIPFVELNKNSNLIEQLIDKKILKSKREAREFIQNKAVKFNLNPITEEFEVHSDYFNNEYALLHVGKKIIYIVKIS, encoded by the coding sequence ATGTCAAGACATTTAGTTTTAAAAGACCTTGAAAAAAGAGGTATATTAAAAGATACAAGTAATATTGATAAATTCTACAATACCGATGAAAAAAGTGCTGTATACGCAGGTTTTGACCCTACTGCAGATAGTTTACATCTTGGTAACTACATTCAAATTTCAATACTTTTAAGATTTAAGTCTTACGGTTGAAATGTTATAGCTGTTTTAGGTGGAGCAACTGGTATGATTGGTGATCCTTCTTTTAAAGAAAGTGAACGTCAATTATTAGATAACGATACTATTAATAACAACAAAAACAAAATTAGACATCAACTCGAAAGTTTTGGTATTCAAGTTATTGATAACTATGATTTTTATAAAGATATGAATTTTTTAACTTTCTTGAGAGATGTTGGTAAATTAGTTAATATTTCAACAATGATTAATAAAGACTCTGTCGCAAGAAGACTTGAGACAGGATTAAGTTTTACAGAGTTTTCATATCCTTTAATTCAAGGGTGAGACTTCTTACAACTTTACAAAAAACACAATGTACGTGTGCAATTTGGTGGTTCAGATCAATGAGGTAACATCACAACTGGGTTAGATATGATTTCTAAAGTAGTTGGAAATGATCATGAAGCTTTTGTTTTTACTTCTCAGTTATTAACAGATGAAAATGGTAATAAGTTTGGTAAGTCAACAGGTGGTGGAAGTTTATGACTTGATAAAGATCGTACAAAACCTTTTAACATGTATCAATTTTTAATTAAGCAAACTGATACCATAGTTGAAAAACTCCTTTTATGATTAACATTTTTACCAGTTGAAAAAGTTGCAGAAATTATGGAACAACATAATTCAGACACATCTAAACAATATGCGCAAAAAGTATTATCATATGAAGTTATTAAGAATATTCATGGAGAAAACGAAGCGAAAAAAGCAAAAACTATAAGTGAAATTTTATACAATAAAAAACTTGACTTAAATGACTTTGATTTAAAAACTATATCATCTTTAGAGCAAGATATTCCATTTGTAGAGTTAAATAAAAATTCTAATTTAATTGAACAATTAATTGATAAGAAAATTTTAAAATCAAAAAGAGAAGCTAGAGAGTTTATCCAAAATAAGGCTGTTAAATTTAATTTAAACCCTATAACCGAAGAGTTTGAAGTACATTCAGATTACTTTAATAACGAATACGCTTTACTACATGTTGGTAAAAAAATAATTTATATAGTTAAAATATCTTAA
- a CDS encoding DNA topoisomerase, giving the protein MEKVNNIHIKLKTIYLKNTYSKIIFDGYYVVTNKELDQNDPNYSLNQIVDVEQFNFEQHETKPAPRYNDGTLIEKLDEIKVGRPSTFASTIKIIKDRAYVNMQGKQLVPTEFGMKVSDSLINSFPDIFNELYTATVEEQLDKIADNELEKNSLMEEFWNKFEIALEQATDKMGVVQFELIELEESCPECGNKLLVRNNKRGQKFIGCSNFPSCKYTASYEENNTSDNVEEYDEA; this is encoded by the coding sequence TTAGAGAAAGTAAACAATATACATATCAAACTAAAGACTATTTATTTAAAAAACACATATTCAAAAATTATTTTTGATGGTTACTACGTTGTTACAAATAAAGAATTAGATCAAAATGATCCAAATTATAGTCTAAATCAAATTGTTGATGTTGAACAATTTAATTTTGAACAACATGAAACAAAACCTGCTCCAAGATATAATGATGGAACACTTATTGAAAAACTAGATGAAATAAAAGTTGGTAGACCTTCAACTTTTGCATCTACTATTAAAATTATTAAAGATAGAGCATATGTAAATATGCAAGGAAAACAACTTGTTCCAACTGAATTTGGTATGAAAGTTAGTGATTCATTAATTAATTCATTCCCAGATATTTTTAATGAATTATATACAGCGACAGTTGAAGAACAACTAGATAAAATTGCCGACAATGAACTTGAGAAAAATAGTTTAATGGAAGAATTTTGAAATAAATTCGAAATTGCACTTGAACAAGCTACAGATAAAATGGGTGTAGTTCAATTTGAATTAATCGAATTAGAAGAAAGTTGTCCAGAGTGTGGTAATAAATTACTTGTTAGAAATAACAAGAGAGGTCAAAAATTCATCGGATGTAGTAATTTCCCAAGTTGTAAATATACTGCTAGTTATGAAGAAAATAATACTTCAGATAACGTAGAAGAATATGATGAAGCATAG
- a CDS encoding type IA DNA topoisomerase → MKNLVIVESPNKVNTIKKYLGDDYEVIASVGHFLKMKTSGQYGLGIDFENWEPTYSLERGKSKLVSGIKSAIKEANHVYIATDPDREGEAIGSHIVEYFKIKPDMYSRIKYNEITKDAILKSLEKAGALDAGLVDAQKSRRMLDRIIGFRVSQLIRKKFKNSPGTPTAGRVQSIALKLVVDREKEIMAFVPEQYYKLNAKLVNNDVLAIYFNPENSSEKRDWIETKDIDKIKKDFENIDLKLEVINIATSQRKVGALTPFKQATLYKKSPLSSSSTQSAAQSLYEGYGDGGLISYPRTDSSRLSQTFINEAHKFIDKKWGKDYIAEEIKGFGGDQDAHEAIRPTDLELTPELAKYKYPEMSDSELKVYKLIYENTLMALIKQPIRESKQYTYQTKDYLFKKHIFKNYFWWLLRCYK, encoded by the coding sequence ATGAAAAATTTAGTTATTGTTGAGTCACCAAACAAAGTAAATACAATTAAAAAATATTTAGGTGACGATTACGAAGTTATCGCTTCTGTTGGACATTTTTTAAAAATGAAAACAAGCGGTCAATATGGTTTAGGGATAGATTTTGAAAATTGAGAACCTACATATTCACTTGAAAGAGGAAAAAGTAAATTAGTTAGTGGTATTAAAAGTGCTATAAAAGAAGCAAATCACGTTTATATTGCAACTGACCCTGACCGTGAAGGAGAAGCAATAGGTTCACACATCGTTGAATATTTTAAAATTAAACCAGATATGTATTCAAGAATAAAATACAACGAAATTACTAAAGATGCTATTTTAAAATCTTTAGAAAAAGCAGGGGCGCTAGATGCTGGTCTTGTTGATGCTCAAAAATCAAGAAGAATGCTTGATCGTATTATTGGTTTTAGAGTAAGTCAATTAATTAGAAAAAAATTCAAGAATTCACCAGGTACACCTACAGCAGGTAGAGTACAATCAATCGCACTAAAACTAGTTGTGGATAGGGAGAAAGAGATAATGGCTTTCGTTCCGGAACAATACTACAAATTGAATGCTAAACTAGTTAATAACGACGTTTTAGCAATCTATTTTAACCCTGAAAATAGTTCAGAAAAAAGAGATTGAATCGAAACAAAAGATATTGATAAAATCAAAAAAGATTTCGAAAATATCGACTTAAAATTAGAAGTTATTAATATTGCAACAAGTCAAAGAAAAGTAGGTGCATTAACACCGTTTAAACAAGCTACATTATACAAAAAAAGCCCACTTAGTTCTTCATCAACACAATCTGCAGCTCAAAGCCTTTATGAAGGTTATGGTGATGGCGGTTTAATCAGTTATCCAAGAACAGATAGTTCAAGACTTTCACAAACTTTCATAAATGAAGCACATAAATTTATCGACAAAAAATGAGGTAAAGATTATATAGCTGAAGAAATTAAAGGTTTTGGTGGTGATCAAGACGCCCACGAGGCAATTAGACCTACAGATCTTGAACTTACACCAGAATTAGCAAAATATAAATACCCAGAAATGTCAGATAGCGAATTAAAAGTATATAAATTAATTTACGAAAACACATTAATGGCACTAATAAAACAACCAATTAGAGAAAGTAAACAATATACATATCAAACTAAAGACTATTTATTTAAAAAACACATATTCAAAAATTATTTTTGATGGTTACTACGTTGTTACAAATAA
- the rpsF gene encoding 30S ribosomal protein S6, which produces MVKYEIMMIVDPKADSKIAFDLLNEVFGAGVKKAEKLEKNELAYEINKSKFAQYIQAEVETNADLPAEFTRRANIIKQIWRTLVINLDSEKGLNSSKKEKPNKKRRTFKPYDRNTRNENNSTENSDKPRRRPSFKSDKVEK; this is translated from the coding sequence ATGGTTAAATACGAAATTATGATGATCGTTGATCCTAAAGCAGACTCTAAAATTGCATTCGACTTACTTAACGAAGTTTTCGGAGCAGGAGTTAAAAAAGCTGAAAAATTAGAGAAAAACGAATTAGCATACGAAATTAATAAATCAAAATTTGCACAATACATTCAAGCAGAAGTTGAAACAAACGCAGACTTACCAGCTGAATTTACACGTCGTGCAAATATTATCAAACAAATTTGAAGAACACTTGTAATCAATTTAGATAGTGAAAAAGGTTTAAATAGTTCTAAAAAAGAAAAACCAAACAAAAAAAGAAGAACTTTCAAACCATACGATAGAAATACAAGAAATGAAAATAACTCAACTGAAAACTCTGATAAACCAAGAAGACGTCCATCATTCAAATCTGACAAAGTTGAAAAATAA
- a CDS encoding single-stranded DNA-binding protein: MNKVILIGRLTSTPTLNATSSGISYSRFTLAINRKISGNSNNEVTDFVNIIAWRGAAEIIAKNTTKGSKIMVEGSIQTNTYTSRDTNQLVRSFDVIVESFEFLESKDEFQRRLRTNNDNFSQPSQPGAGYSNNYPKQQQNNFNNQNQNQWQNNNVVQNNQVNAMHDFDDVQDMNNEPNDEEVFG, encoded by the coding sequence ATGAATAAAGTTATTCTAATTGGTAGATTAACATCTACACCAACATTAAATGCAACAAGTTCTGGAATTTCATATTCAAGATTTACACTTGCAATTAATAGAAAAATTTCAGGTAATTCAAATAACGAAGTTACCGATTTTGTTAATATTATTGCATGAAGAGGCGCTGCCGAAATCATTGCGAAAAATACAACAAAAGGTTCTAAAATAATGGTCGAAGGAAGCATTCAAACAAATACTTATACTTCTAGAGACACAAACCAATTGGTAAGATCTTTTGATGTTATTGTTGAATCATTCGAATTCTTAGAATCAAAAGATGAGTTCCAAAGAAGATTAAGAACAAATAATGATAACTTTAGCCAACCTAGTCAACCAGGTGCAGGTTACAGTAATAACTATCCTAAACAACAACAAAATAACTTCAATAATCAAAATCAAAACCAATGACAAAATAATAATGTGGTTCAAAATAATCAAGTTAATGCTATGCATGATTTTGATGATGTTCAAGATATGAACAATGAACCCAACGATGAAGAAGTATTTGGTTAA
- the rpsR gene encoding 30S ribosomal protein S18 codes for MAYNKRKKVFSGRRRVCSFCESKSQYVDYKDVELLNNFISATGQIKARSITGTCAKHQRKVSNAIKRARFIAFMPYTVVRVRNLSK; via the coding sequence ATGGCTTATAACAAACGTAAAAAAGTTTTTTCAGGTAGAAGAAGAGTATGTTCATTTTGTGAAAGTAAATCACAATACGTTGATTACAAAGATGTAGAATTATTAAATAATTTTATTTCTGCAACAGGACAAATTAAAGCTAGATCAATTACAGGTACATGTGCAAAACACCAAAGAAAAGTATCTAATGCTATTAAAAGAGCAAGATTTATCGCTTTCATGCCTTACACAGTTGTTCGTGTTCGTAATTTATCAAAATAA
- a CDS encoding putative immunoglobulin-blocking virulence protein encodes MKIKTRKFKLNLLIIGLSISASSFLATLIYNSNTYIKSGSSLEYKVDSPKLINQENLDFSKSQNTNVDNNLKPVFEKKIVEPPKIEKIKKKIIIETPKIEPINKPKEKIVVPKVIKEVEKPKPKPNEIEKKVEPQPKPIEKVAEIIQPEIVDDETKTLLDSDGTGALNYKNYRNLKVKATIPPDRVYDQEDIDKGIVNPDRYVADILPNVTSVQVTEKLKQTAAYNAKRALQSRGKEAWSGFIVSSDWTDTDKHLRIRNHEDFWFNWWFRFHRLLRNGDKIKEFLTEEGQKLYPELRKIPGVYKHNNGILTFSDLAILNYIDYDKFTKPSANTVHNLSKGLFIDPDERNIFVNENGELDSAAYSPLYNKVVAELTRNNSEKRVFGNNSYESRSPESIANGEYKGWTRYDRTSYYNEKFKLGLTNTDGIRIDDIDRDVPDQTGKLNSGIAVEIDASNDEGYKKAKEIILKLKEQNAQITAYRFKNIGKNNSSQKFREIFRELPEELPLLELFLESFNTSAVSELRNKRIKELGFYTTLNSLAEEWNINPWALKNVSYVNTADYNVSFDFGKNVKVVTRLTFDTLSFDKEDLSYNPDGSLNVSKINDGLRMAYWVRNNEKIFQGSSGPGLHPDHNESGNGYPQGLDFSRVEEVKSLQNLVFSNSKNKKATPRMLRRIVFFNNKPYYQINLEQLNEAQFNTVLDKQVFPGVPPSKIIYSNGKETKFIRIVSTDKTKLLTSEGVQNLNTMIDYSDKTFDRNNVIIEVLKDDIELQKEIQKYGFKYKVVNGNEEDLQFS; translated from the coding sequence ATGAAAATTAAAACAAGAAAATTTAAATTAAATTTATTGATAATAGGTTTATCAATTTCTGCCTCATCATTTTTAGCAACATTAATTTATAACAGTAACACATATATTAAAAGTGGTAGTTCATTAGAATATAAAGTGGACTCACCTAAGCTTATAAATCAAGAAAATTTAGATTTTTCTAAAAGTCAAAATACTAATGTGGACAATAATTTAAAACCTGTTTTTGAGAAAAAAATTGTTGAACCACCAAAAATAGAAAAAATAAAGAAAAAGATTATTATAGAAACACCTAAAATTGAGCCTATTAATAAACCAAAAGAAAAAATAGTTGTTCCAAAAGTAATTAAGGAAGTAGAAAAACCAAAACCAAAACCTAATGAAATTGAGAAAAAAGTAGAACCACAACCAAAACCAATTGAAAAAGTAGCCGAAATAATACAACCAGAAATAGTCGATGATGAAACTAAAACACTATTAGATAGTGATGGTACAGGTGCGCTTAATTATAAAAACTATAGAAATTTAAAAGTTAAAGCTACTATTCCGCCTGATCGTGTATATGACCAAGAAGACATTGATAAAGGTATAGTTAACCCTGATAGATACGTTGCTGATATTCTTCCGAATGTAACATCAGTTCAAGTTACTGAAAAGTTAAAGCAAACAGCTGCATATAATGCTAAAAGAGCTCTACAAAGTAGAGGAAAAGAAGCATGATCTGGTTTTATAGTTTCAAGCGATTGAACTGATACTGATAAACATCTAAGAATACGTAACCATGAAGACTTTTGATTTAATTGATGATTTAGATTCCATAGACTATTAAGAAACGGTGACAAAATTAAAGAATTCCTAACCGAGGAAGGGCAAAAATTATACCCTGAACTTAGAAAAATACCAGGCGTATACAAACATAACAATGGTATTTTAACTTTTAGTGATTTAGCTATATTAAATTATATTGACTACGATAAATTCACTAAACCTTCCGCTAATACAGTTCATAATTTATCAAAAGGTTTATTTATAGACCCGGATGAAAGAAATATTTTTGTTAATGAAAATGGTGAATTGGATTCGGCAGCATATTCACCTTTATATAATAAAGTTGTAGCTGAATTAACTAGAAATAACAGTGAGAAAAGAGTTTTTGGTAATAACAGTTATGAAAGTAGAAGTCCTGAAAGTATTGCTAATGGAGAATACAAAGGTTGAACTAGATACGACAGAACTTCTTACTACAACGAAAAATTTAAACTTGGGTTAACTAATACAGACGGAATCAGAATTGATGATATTGATAGAGATGTACCAGATCAAACAGGTAAATTAAACTCAGGAATAGCAGTCGAAATTGACGCAAGTAACGATGAAGGTTATAAAAAAGCAAAAGAAATCATTTTAAAACTAAAAGAACAAAATGCTCAAATAACTGCATATAGATTTAAAAATATTGGTAAAAATAATAGTTCACAAAAATTTAGAGAAATTTTTAGGGAACTACCAGAAGAATTACCTCTTTTAGAATTATTCTTAGAAAGCTTTAATACTTCAGCGGTATCTGAATTAAGAAACAAAAGAATTAAAGAGCTTGGTTTCTATACAACTTTAAACTCTTTAGCTGAAGAATGAAATATAAATCCTTGAGCACTTAAAAATGTTTCATACGTTAATACAGCAGACTATAACGTAAGTTTTGATTTTGGTAAAAATGTAAAAGTAGTAACCAGACTTACATTTGACACACTGAGTTTTGATAAAGAAGATTTATCATATAATCCAGACGGATCATTAAATGTATCTAAAATCAATGACGGTTTAAGAATGGCTTACTGAGTTAGAAATAACGAAAAAATATTCCAAGGTTCGAGTGGACCAGGTTTACACCCTGATCATAATGAATCAGGAAATGGTTATCCACAAGGGCTAGATTTTTCTAGAGTAGAAGAAGTTAAATCATTACAAAATTTAGTTTTTAGTAACTCTAAAAATAAAAAAGCAACACCAAGAATGTTAAGAAGAATCGTCTTCTTTAACAATAAACCTTATTATCAAATTAATTTAGAACAATTGAATGAAGCGCAATTTAATACTGTTCTTGATAAACAAGTATTCCCTGGAGTACCACCTTCAAAAATTATTTATAGTAATGGTAAGGAAACTAAATTTATAAGAATAGTTTCAACAGACAAAACCAAATTATTAACTAGCGAAGGTGTGCAAAACTTAAATACTATGATTGATTATAGTGATAAAACATTCGATAGAAATAATGTAATAATTGAAGTCTTAAAAGATGATATTGAATTACAAAAAGAAATTCAAAAATACGGATTTAAATATAAAGTAGTTAATGGAAACGAAGAAGATCTTCAATTCAGTTAA